The Edaphobacter flagellatus sequence GAGGTGATTGGCGGTGCACCGACAGCAGAGTACGGCGACAAGACCAGCCTCATCATTAAAGCGACAACACGCTCCGGCCAAGGGGTCACAACGCCCCACGGATCGATTGCCCTGGACTATGGCACATTCGGCACGGCAAGCCTTGATGGCAATGTGGCGTACGGTGGTCAGCGGTGGGGCAACTTCGTCGCCGTCAGTGGATTGAACTCAGGACGCTTCCTCGATGGGCCCGAGTTTCAGACGCTGCACGACAAGGGCAACCAGCAGAACATCTTCGATCGCGTGGACTTCCAACTCAACGACACCAACTCACTGCACACCAATCTGCAGTACACGCGTTCGTGGTTCCAGACTCCGAACTCCTTTGACACGATGAGCGTCTTCGATCAGTTTGGCAATCCAGTGGGTGGGGCCGATCAGCGCTCCAAGATCGAGACCTTCAACATTGCTCCGACCTGGACGAACCTGATCAATCAGAACACGGTGTTGAATTTCGGCGCGTATGTTCGCCGCGATGCCTATAACTACTATCCGAGCAATAACCCGCTTGCCGACTTGGGCCCCATTCAACAGGAGACGGTGCAGCAGTATCGCACGCTGACCAATACGGGCACCCATGCCGATGTCTCCTGGGTCAAGGGCATTCATAACGTCAAGATCGGCGGCATGTATCAGCAAACCTTTCTTCGTGAAAACCTGCATACGGGCCTTGTCGCGCCCGGGCTGAATGCACCTTGCGTCGATTCAACCGGAGCGCCGGTGAATGGTTACAACGATCCGGCGCAGTGCGCAGGAGCCGGACTTGAGGCCAACAGTAACTTCAATCCCGTTCTGTTGCCCTATGACCTGACTCGCGGCGGCACCAACTACTTCTGGCACGGACGGACGGACGTGAAGCAGCTTGCGCTCTACGCGCAGGACCAGATCACCAAGGGTCCGTGGCTGCTGAACATCGGTATCCGTGGCGATTTCTACAACGGGCTTGCGGTTCAGAAACAGGCGGAGCCACGTGTTGGCCTCTCCTACAACATCAAGCGCACGAATACGATTCTTCGCGTCTCGTATGCCCGCACGCAGGAGACTCCGTTCAACGAGAATCTTGTTCTCTCCACCAACGGCTGCTATGACCCGGTGATTCAAGGCATCTTCGAGACGCTTGGGCCGTGCGAGCCTACTCCGTTCAACCCAGGCTTCCGCAACGAATTCCATGCCGGCTTCCAGCAGGCCTTCAGCAAACATCTTGTCGTCAGCGCCGAGTACATCTGGAAGTACACGCACAATGCGTATGACTTCTCGGTCTTCGGAGCAACTCCGATCACCTTTCCTATCGAATGGAAGAGCTCGAAGATCCCTGGCTTCGCCATTCGCGCGAATGTACCTGAGACCCATGGCATCAGCGCCTTTGTCGTCATGTCGTCGGTGGCAGCACGCTTCTTCAATCCGCAGGTTGGCGGCGTCGGTGCAACGCCCGGCACACCTGGATCGAACTTCCCCTTCCGCATCGACCACGATGAGCGCTTCAACCAGAGCACACATATCCAGTATGCGCTGCCCTTCCGCAAGAGCACCTGGTTCGGTTTCAACTGGCGCTATGACAGCGGTCTCGTAGCCGGATCAACACCTTGCTATAACGTGACCGATCCGAATAGTGGCTGCTCCAACTTCTCGTTCGACAGCAACGGCAACCCATTGACCATTAATGGTGCGCCTGCAGTTGACCTGAGCGGCCTGACTGCAGACCAGCAGTTCCAGGCCGGTCTGGCGTGCGGCGGCGTTCGCGCAACACCGACGAATCCGCTACCCGATCTTTGCCCCGCATCGCAGCTCACTTCGTCGCTGCTGCACATCCCAGCTCCGAATACGGGCAACGATGATCACAACCCGCCTCGCATTCAACCGCGCAACCTATTTGACATTGCTCTGGGCGAAGACAATCTCTTCCACGGAGACAGGCACAAGATCGGGCTGCGTCTGACGGCGGTCAACGTAACGAACAAGTATGCGCTGTACAACTTCCTGTCGACGTTCTCGGGAACACACTACGTGACCCCGCGAGCCTTCACAGGCGAGATCAGCTACAGCTTCTAACGCACCACACGGAGGCGCAGTCCGAGTGGCTGCGCCTCCCTCTTCCAACATTTCAATAGGAACTATCTACGATGGGAATCTCCACCGCATCGATGGCGCAGCTACGCCGTCACACGGACCACGCCGGAGCAATGGCCTCCGGCATCTGCCTCGTTCATTGCCTGATGACACCGGTCGTTATCAGCCTCTTCCCTGGAGCCCTGCCTTATCTCCCTGGAGATCTCCGGGTTCATCGCCTGCTGGCAGCCATCATCCTTTTGATTGGAGCAGCTGCGTTTATTCCCGGCTATCGCATCCACCGACGTAAAGCATTGCTTGGGCTCATCGCGATTGGGTTGCTGCTCATTCTCTGCGTTGCATGGGCAGGCAATGCGATGAGCCCGTCGGTGGAACTGGTATTGAGCGTCTCCGGCTCGCTGATATTGGTGGCAGCGCATCTGCTCAACCGCAGCTTCTGCCTTCGCTGTACGGCCTGCGAAGAAACGGATGTGTGCCAGACGACACGTATGCACTAAAGCGAGTTACCGGCCGAAGCGACGCACTCTTCTAAGATGTCGAGTGCCACATCCGCTTCATGCTGATTCACGATCAGTGGCGGACACAGGCGTATCGTGGTCTCTCCGCAACCGAGAATCAGCAAGCCATGTTCAAACGCAAGATCGACGATGCGATCGCGCAGCTTGGCAAAGGGCTCGCGTGTCTGCTGATCTTTGACCAGCTCGAGGCCGATCATCAATCCGCGCCCGCGCACATCGCCGACATGACGATGCGTGCCAATCCACGAACGTAGGCGCTTCATCATTTTTTCTCCGACGGCAGCCGCGTTGGCGATGCCTTCGCGCTCGAGCACGTCCATCGTTGCCAACGCAGCAGCAATGGCAACAGGATTTCCGCCAAAGGTTGAAGCATGCGAACCCGGCACCCAGTTCATGACCTCGGCCTTAGCCATGCAGACACTTAGCGGCATACCGCTGGCAATACCCTTCGCACTGCAGAGGATGTCGGGCTCGACGCCAGTATGCTGCATCGCCCACCACTTACCGGTACGTCCTGCGCCGGACTGCACTTCGTCAGCGATCATCAGGATTCCGTGGCGGTCGCAGATATTGCGAATCTCGCGCAGAAAGCTATCTGGAGCAACCACGTATCCACCTTCACCCTGGATTGGTTCAACAATGATGGCCGCGACCTCTTCGGGCGGAAGGATCGTCTTGAACAACCGCTCCTCAATGTAACGCGCACAATTGAGCGCATAAGTTTCCTGCTCCTCGGCGCTGCCGCGATAGTTGCGGAAAGCATACGGGTACGGCACATGGTGAACACCAGGGACGAACGGAGCAAATCTCCTTTTCTGCTGTGGCTTCGACGCCGTCAGCGACAGCGCACCCATCGTACGTCCATGGAATGCTCCGAGAAACGCGATCACGTTCTGACGGCCGGTGTGGTAGCGTGCGAGCTTAAGTGCGCACTCCACGGCCTCGGCACCTGAGTTGCCGTAGTAAAAACGATGCGGCCCTTTCATAGGAGCAACCGCCGACAACCGCTCTGCAAGCTGCGCCATGCTCTCGTAGTAAAAGTCCGTACCCGACATGTGGATCAATTGCGCTGCCTGCTTCTGGATCGCTTTGACGATCTCCGGGTGACAATGCCCCGTCGAGTTCACAGCGATTCCCGCAGCGAAGTCCAGGAACTCGTTGCCATCGACGTCGATGATTCGCACACCACGTCCTGACTTCACAACCAACGGATAGCCACGCGTATAGCTTGGCGAGATCAGCTTCTCATCTGCAGCTACGGCCTTCTTCGCCAGTGGTCCTGGCAGCGGCATCTTCAACTTCGGACCGAACTGGGCAAACTCAGCTTCGGTAGCGATACGTGTGCGCTCCTGCGTCATGGTGCTCATTGCCTCTCTCCTCGCGTTGGATCATCCTGGGACGCGCCATCCTGCCGTTCATCGCAGATGAAGAGCATTGCTGCCGAAACCAGGCAGACAGAAAATGGCGATGTCGGAGAATAGGACGAGAGGCTAGTCGGCAAACAGACCGGGGCGGCGCACAGCAGGCAGACTTCTCAGCTTTCCTGCCGGAAGGCTATGCACCCGGCGGAGGCTTGTGGTCAGACCCATCATCATCATGTCCAAAGGCATGTGCGGCTCCGTGCACGGGAGTATAGCGCGGCCCGATAAGAGTCGTCTGCCTATTTTATGCAGCAGCAGATTTTTTTCATCCTTATATGACCTCACACATCCAACAGCTACGCACAAACAACTGAGCACACAACACTTGTTGCACAGTATCGACGCACCCACAAACAACACAGGAGCACCGTATGAACCGGCGTGACCTGCTTCAGCTTCTTCTCCTCTCCGCAGTTTGGGGAGCATCGTTCATTCTTATTGAGATTACCGGGCGCAGCTTTCCTCCAGTCTGGGTTGCGTTTCTGCGCCTTAGCTTTGGAGCGGCGTTTCTATGGACTGTTCTCTGGATGCGCAAGCGTATGTTGCCGCCTCGCCGCCTTATCGTTACCCTGCTGCTGGTTGCATTCTTCAACAATGCCGCGCCCTTCTGTCTCTTCGCTCTGGGAGAGCGCACTGTCCCCAGCGGCATCGCAGCCGTGCTTAACGCGACAACGCCGATCTGGACTCTGCTGCTGACGCTTGCCGTTCAGGGCACACGCACAGGCCGCTACACCATCGCGGGCGTTCTGCTCGGTTTTGCCGGAGTGGTCACCGTGGTTCTCAGCCATGGACGCGACGCACATGCTGCTGTTACGCGTGGACAGTTCTTTCTTGGAGTCGCCTTTATCGCAATCGCGAGCCTTGGCTATGCCATTGCCACCGTTATCGCCAAAGCACGGCTGAAAGGGCTCGATCCAATTGGTCTTGCGACAACGCAGCTTTCGCTGGCATGGCTGATGATCCTGCCGGTTGCCCTCTTCGGCACACATCCGACGGCTATACAGCCCAGCTCTGTCGCCGCATCCGTGCTGCTTGGACTGGCAGGCAGCGGCCTTGCCTACCTGCTTTATTACGACCTGCTAAGCCGCATCTCCTCAACGCACGTCACTGCCGTGACCTACCTTCTGCCAATTTGGGGATTGTTCTGGGGATACGTCGCGCATGAGCCTATCCTGTGGACGGTATATATCGGTGTGGCAATCGTCATCGCCGGACTGGTGTTGATGAACAAATCATCCGCAGCTGCTCCGGCGCTCCCCAGGACCGCTGTGCCGGCAGAAGACTCCGTTGCCTGCGACGCGGGGTAGCGTCTTATTACTTGCGGCGCCAGCGCACTCCGTCTTTTGAGTCTTCGATCAGGACGCCTTTGGCGAGCAGCTCATTGCGGATCGCATCGGCACGAGCAAAGTTGCGCGTCTTCTTGGCCTGCGTGCGTTCCGCCACCAGAGTGTCGATCTCCGCATCGGAAAGCGCGAAGTTGGTCATCAGCTCAGGCGCGACATCGGCCATGCGGCCTTCGGCTTCGGCCCATGCCAGTGCTGACCGGGTGATCTCAGCGTCGTTGTCTTTGAGCACAGCGAAGACACCGTCGAACAACGCAAGCACCTTCAGCACTTCATCGACATTCTTCTTCGTCAGCGTACCCGCATCCGCAGCGCTGTTGACCACGCGAACCATATCGAAGATCGCCGCGCGCGCCTCAGCCGTATTCAGATCGTTGGCAAGCGCAGCCGTGTATTTGAGCCGCGCTTCGTCGATCTGCTGCGTCAGACTGTCTTCGATCTCGCCCGGCTTCTGTTGCGCACTCTCAGGCCAAGGCCCCTTCAACATGCGCTGATGGAACGTCCTCAGACGCTCAATCGCATTCGTCGATTCCGTCAGCGAATCGAACGTAAAATTCATCTGATGACGATACGGAACCGAGATCAGCAGGAAGCGGATCGCCGAGGCGCGATAACCCTTCAGCAGCAGATCGCGTAGCGTGTAGAAGTTCCCTTCGGACTTCGACATCTTGCGCCCTTCCACCAGCAGGAAGCGCACATGCATCCAATGGCGGGCGAAGGGCTTCTCACTCGCCGACTCCGACTGCGCGATCTCGTTCTCGTGATGCGGAAACATCAGGTCTTCCCCACCGCAATGGAGGTCGATCGACTCGCCGAGAAACTTCATCGCCATCGCCGAGCATTCGATATGCCAGCCAGGACGACCACAGCCCAGCGCCGTGTTCCAGCTCTGCTCCCCCGGCTTACAGGCCTTCCAGAGAGCAAAATCGCGTGCGGCGTCTTTCTCGTACTCGTCGATATCGACACGAGCTCCGTCTTCGATCCCTTCGAAGTCCTTGCGCGAGAGCTTGCCGTACTCAGGAAAACGGGCGATGCGGAAATACCAGCTGCCGTCTTCGGCCTTATACGCGATATCGCGCGCAGCAAGCTTTTCGATCAGCTCGACCATGTCGGGGATGCAGCTTGTCGCGTGAGCCACAATCTCCGAGCGCTCGATTCCCAGCGCGTCGGAATCTTCAAAGAAGGCCTTCTCGTACTTGGCGGTGTACTCGGCGATCGGCTTTCCTGCTGCCGCGGCGTTGCGAATAATCTTGTCGTCGACGTCCGTGATATTCATCACGTACTTCACGGGGACGCCCTGCTGGCGCATGAAGCGGCGAAGCACATCGACATGGAGGAAGGTCCTGAAGTTCCCGATATGCCCGTAGTCGTACACCGTCGGGCCACAACAATACATTCGCAGTTCGGGCGCGCCGACAGGCTCCAGCGTCTCAACCTTACCGCCCAGGGTATTAAAGAGTTCCATCGTTGCCACGTGCGCTTATTGACCTGCCGCAGCCGAGCACGGAGCACGGTGCAGACCCTCTCGCAGATTGATTTCGATAAATTTATCGAATGCTTCTCGATTTTATCTGACTTACAGCGCTCTCAGGTGGCAGTGAATACAGCTAAACGCCACCCAGCCGGAGCTGCGGAGCAGGCCCAAGATCGTCGGAGGCAAATTCACCTGCCACCAGCTTCGGCCATGCCGCAGCAGCGATCATTGCGGCATTGTCGGTCGAGAGCGCCAGCGAAGGAAACGCTACCGGCAGCCCACGTTTATCGCCTTCTGCCTGAAAACGACGGCGAAGCTCGCTGTTGGCGGCCACACCACCTGAAACCACGATACTTCGTACTCCGAATGTCTCCGCAGCAGCGAAGGTCTGGCGAAGCAGGTTGCCGACCACTGCATGCTGGAACGACGCAATCAGATCCAGTGTCTGCGCATCGCACCATGCAGCCGCCTCGTCAGAGCCCGGCTTCCACTCCGGATGATCGGCCAACATCGATCTTCGTTCGGCGATACGTTCGCGCATGCCCTGCGTCTCGATGTAGCGCAGCACAGCCGTCTTAATACCGCTGAAGGAAAAGTCGAAGGTTGGCCCATCCACCTTTGCGGGAGCCTTCTTATTCTTCGGCACCATTCCATCACGATGGATGCGAGGCTTGATCTGCGCAAACCGGAACGGCACAGCCAGCGGATTGCCACGCTTTGCCAGTGCATCGATCCATGGGCCGCCGGGATACCCCAGCCCAAGCAGCTTCGCCACCTTGTCGTATGCTTCGCCAGCAGCATCGTCCACGGTACGACCAACGTTGCGATAACGCCATGCTCCCTGCTCGCGCTGCTCCGCCAGATAGAGATGCGTGTGACCGCCCGAAACGACCAACGCCAGCAGCGGGCCGCCGTCCTGAGCTGACTTGCCAACTCGCTGACTTGCTTCCATCAGAACCGCATGGATGTGCCCTTCCAGATGGTTTACCCCGATCAGCGGCTTATTGAATCCAAAGGTAAGTGCCTTGGCATACGTGATGCCGACCAGCAGCGCTCCGGCAAGACCTGGGCCCTCCGTAACGGCCACAGCATCCAGATCGCCGAAACCAACGCCCGCACGGCTCATGGCTTCGCGGACAACGGGAACTATATTTTTCAGATGTTCCCGCGAAGCCAGCTCGGGCACCACGCCGCCATAGTTCGCATGCAGGTTCATCTGCGACGCAACAACATTCGACAGCGCCTCCGTCCCGCCACGCACCACAGCAGCGGCGGTCTCATCGCACGAGCTCTCAATGCCCAGAATCAGGCCTTTGCCCTTGCCATCATGGCCCGCATCGCGCATCTCTTTATCATAGGTGACAGAGATGGCCGAGTCAGCACAACCCGTATCGTCCCACCCCGGATACATCGCAGCGCGTCAGATTGCGGAGACACTGCGCGGCGCAGGCCATCAGGCCTACCTCGCCGGCGGATGCGTTCGCGATCTTCTGCTCGGGCTCGCCCCGAAGGACTACGATGTTGCGACCAGCGCCACGCCCGATGCCGTCCTCGCACTATTCCCCGATAAAAAAGCCTTCACCGTAGGCGCGCACTTCGGCGTCGTCCTGATCTGCGAGAGCGATGACGTCTCCACCGAGGTCGCCACCTTCCGTCACGATGGAGCCTACTCCGACGGTCGACGCCCCGATGCCGTGCGATTCTCTTCCGATCCACGCGAGGACGTCCTTCGCCGTGACTTCACCATCAATGGCATGTTGCTCGACACTGCCCTATACGATCGAACTGCCGATGCCGCGCAGGCCACGCTCGATTACGTCGGCGGCCGCAACGATCTTGCCACGCGCACAATCCGCGCTATCGGCAACCCGATCGAGCGCTTCGCTGAAGACAAACTCCGCATGCTCCGTGCCGTTCGTTTCGCCGCACGGCTTGGCTTCAGCATCGAACCGGCGACTGCCGAAGCCATCCGCACACTGGCTTCAGAGATCACCGTCGTCAGCCCGGAACGCATTCGCGATGAGCTGACTCTCATTCTCACCGAAGGCGGCGCGCGTCGAGGCTTCGAGCTGCTCGACCAGCTCAACCTGCTGCCGTATATTCTTCCGGAGATCAACAAACTACACGGCGTCCAGCAGCCGCCCGAGTATC is a genomic window containing:
- the cysS gene encoding cysteine--tRNA ligase; this encodes MELFNTLGGKVETLEPVGAPELRMYCCGPTVYDYGHIGNFRTFLHVDVLRRFMRQQGVPVKYVMNITDVDDKIIRNAAAAGKPIAEYTAKYEKAFFEDSDALGIERSEIVAHATSCIPDMVELIEKLAARDIAYKAEDGSWYFRIARFPEYGKLSRKDFEGIEDGARVDIDEYEKDAARDFALWKACKPGEQSWNTALGCGRPGWHIECSAMAMKFLGESIDLHCGGEDLMFPHHENEIAQSESASEKPFARHWMHVRFLLVEGRKMSKSEGNFYTLRDLLLKGYRASAIRFLLISVPYRHQMNFTFDSLTESTNAIERLRTFHQRMLKGPWPESAQQKPGEIEDSLTQQIDEARLKYTAALANDLNTAEARAAIFDMVRVVNSAADAGTLTKKNVDEVLKVLALFDGVFAVLKDNDAEITRSALAWAEAEGRMADVAPELMTNFALSDAEIDTLVAERTQAKKTRNFARADAIRNELLAKGVLIEDSKDGVRWRRK
- a CDS encoding DMT family transporter, yielding MNRRDLLQLLLLSAVWGASFILIEITGRSFPPVWVAFLRLSFGAAFLWTVLWMRKRMLPPRRLIVTLLLVAFFNNAAPFCLFALGERTVPSGIAAVLNATTPIWTLLLTLAVQGTRTGRYTIAGVLLGFAGVVTVVLSHGRDAHAAVTRGQFFLGVAFIAIASLGYAIATVIAKARLKGLDPIGLATTQLSLAWLMILPVALFGTHPTAIQPSSVAASVLLGLAGSGLAYLLYYDLLSRISSTHVTAVTYLLPIWGLFWGYVAHEPILWTVYIGVAIVIAGLVLMNKSSAAAPALPRTAVPAEDSVACDAG
- a CDS encoding CCA tRNA nucleotidyltransferase; amino-acid sequence: MAESAQPVSSHPGYIAARQIAETLRGAGHQAYLAGGCVRDLLLGLAPKDYDVATSATPDAVLALFPDKKAFTVGAHFGVVLICESDDVSTEVATFRHDGAYSDGRRPDAVRFSSDPREDVLRRDFTINGMLLDTALYDRTADAAQATLDYVGGRNDLATRTIRAIGNPIERFAEDKLRMLRAVRFAARLGFSIEPATAEAIRTLASEITVVSPERIRDELTLILTEGGARRGFELLDQLNLLPYILPEINKLHGVQQPPEYHPEGDVWIHTMLLLEKLPAGASPALAWGALLHDVGKPATFRPPDPAIPTDRIRFNGHVEVGVRIAEILLSRLRFSNEESAQIVALVKNHMRFGDVKHMRESTLKRFLRLPHFDEHLALHRIDCLSSHGDLSLYEFAKQKYESVPVAEIRPQLLLTGRELIAAGYNPGPGFKKMLEAAEDAQLEGTISNQIEALHFIRERFGAPHQS
- a CDS encoding TonB-dependent receptor; translated protein: MRRPVVLRLLSFVFFFTALVSAHAFQGNSGTVSGTVTDPSGAVIPGATVQIANHVSGYTRTARTDTTGQFRFYNVPFNPYRITVTADGFSVSTKTTDVNTVVPVVLPIQMGLVQASTEVTVDTGADLIENDSTFHTDVDRSTIDRMPLESQSSSLSSLVTLSSPGVTADSNGLFHGLGDHAENSFSIDGQPITDQQSKVFSNQLPTDAVQSLEVIGGAPTAEYGDKTSLIIKATTRSGQGVTTPHGSIALDYGTFGTASLDGNVAYGGQRWGNFVAVSGLNSGRFLDGPEFQTLHDKGNQQNIFDRVDFQLNDTNSLHTNLQYTRSWFQTPNSFDTMSVFDQFGNPVGGADQRSKIETFNIAPTWTNLINQNTVLNFGAYVRRDAYNYYPSNNPLADLGPIQQETVQQYRTLTNTGTHADVSWVKGIHNVKIGGMYQQTFLRENLHTGLVAPGLNAPCVDSTGAPVNGYNDPAQCAGAGLEANSNFNPVLLPYDLTRGGTNYFWHGRTDVKQLALYAQDQITKGPWLLNIGIRGDFYNGLAVQKQAEPRVGLSYNIKRTNTILRVSYARTQETPFNENLVLSTNGCYDPVIQGIFETLGPCEPTPFNPGFRNEFHAGFQQAFSKHLVVSAEYIWKYTHNAYDFSVFGATPITFPIEWKSSKIPGFAIRANVPETHGISAFVVMSSVAARFFNPQVGGVGATPGTPGSNFPFRIDHDERFNQSTHIQYALPFRKSTWFGFNWRYDSGLVAGSTPCYNVTDPNSGCSNFSFDSNGNPLTINGAPAVDLSGLTADQQFQAGLACGGVRATPTNPLPDLCPASQLTSSLLHIPAPNTGNDDHNPPRIQPRNLFDIALGEDNLFHGDRHKIGLRLTAVNVTNKYALYNFLSTFSGTHYVTPRAFTGEISYSF
- a CDS encoding MerC domain-containing protein, which produces MGISTASMAQLRRHTDHAGAMASGICLVHCLMTPVVISLFPGALPYLPGDLRVHRLLAAIILLIGAAAFIPGYRIHRRKALLGLIAIGLLLILCVAWAGNAMSPSVELVLSVSGSLILVAAHLLNRSFCLRCTACEETDVCQTTRMH
- a CDS encoding tRNA (adenosine(37)-N6)-threonylcarbamoyltransferase complex transferase subunit TsaD, which gives rise to MRDAGHDGKGKGLILGIESSCDETAAAVVRGGTEALSNVVASQMNLHANYGGVVPELASREHLKNIVPVVREAMSRAGVGFGDLDAVAVTEGPGLAGALLVGITYAKALTFGFNKPLIGVNHLEGHIHAVLMEASQRVGKSAQDGGPLLALVVSGGHTHLYLAEQREQGAWRYRNVGRTVDDAAGEAYDKVAKLLGLGYPGGPWIDALAKRGNPLAVPFRFAQIKPRIHRDGMVPKNKKAPAKVDGPTFDFSFSGIKTAVLRYIETQGMRERIAERRSMLADHPEWKPGSDEAAAWCDAQTLDLIASFQHAVVGNLLRQTFAAAETFGVRSIVVSGGVAANSELRRRFQAEGDKRGLPVAFPSLALSTDNAAMIAAAAWPKLVAGEFASDDLGPAPQLRLGGV
- a CDS encoding acetyl ornithine aminotransferase family protein, with amino-acid sequence MSTMTQERTRIATEAEFAQFGPKLKMPLPGPLAKKAVAADEKLISPSYTRGYPLVVKSGRGVRIIDVDGNEFLDFAAGIAVNSTGHCHPEIVKAIQKQAAQLIHMSGTDFYYESMAQLAERLSAVAPMKGPHRFYYGNSGAEAVECALKLARYHTGRQNVIAFLGAFHGRTMGALSLTASKPQQKRRFAPFVPGVHHVPYPYAFRNYRGSAEEQETYALNCARYIEERLFKTILPPEEVAAIIVEPIQGEGGYVVAPDSFLREIRNICDRHGILMIADEVQSGAGRTGKWWAMQHTGVEPDILCSAKGIASGMPLSVCMAKAEVMNWVPGSHASTFGGNPVAIAAALATMDVLEREGIANAAAVGEKMMKRLRSWIGTHRHVGDVRGRGLMIGLELVKDQQTREPFAKLRDRIVDLAFEHGLLILGCGETTIRLCPPLIVNQHEADVALDILEECVASAGNSL